GCTGTGCCCGGAAAGGGGTCCGCTGGTGGTGGTCGGGTGTGTGGAAGTTGCCCGGTGTCTCTAGCAACTTCTCCGCTGCCCAAAAAGGGAGTGAGGGGGGACGAACTTGTTCGGCGATCGGTTTCGTTTCAGCTTCGTGGTGATGGGTTTACCGTCTGGAGAAACGCGCCCTCTTGTGGTTTAAAGTAGAACTACCAAGTTATATTGTAATTATAATGTAGCTGTGTAAATTCTATTAAATTATAAGTAAGTGATAATAACATAAGGCATTATATTCCTTTATTGCTTTTGCTATAGATAGGCCATTCggcttcctgttatatgtgacattttgcgGATATTTAATTCAAATTACGGTATTTAATTATGAAAACCAGTGATAGCagtgattttatttaataataaaaatttaatcAATACTATATTTTTAGACACTCATACACACTTTAcagagcattattcattcaccacagctgccctggggcaaactgacagaagtgaggatGGCAGTCTGTTCTGCTGACCCCTCTGACCATCAACAACACTCAAGCactcaccacacacaccactcaaacgaggcaatgtgggtgaaccAGTcccttgcctaagaacacacaGTTCTTGCCACTGGCGTCCCACTGTTGGACTTGGTATTTCAACACTCTCCCAGCTAAGTACTGACCGGGTCAGCCCTTCTGAGATTAGGAGGTTTAGCTTTGATTTCACTTTTGCAGAAAGGaaagtaaaggaaaaaacaGAAACTAATACTTTAAGCCTAGTCATTGAGGAGTTTGTGGTCTACTATTCTTTACCAAATGAATTTATTATGTACATAAAATCATTACAGATAGAAATATGCACATGTACCAAAATACATATTGAGAATACAAATTTTTGAGTTATATATACACTGTGGCAATTGATCATATGATTTAAGTTTCAAACTAAACAGTATCACTTTGAGAAATAGAAAGCAAACACTGCTCACCGTGTTGTGTACATGTATGTGATTAGTGATGTATGTGAttagtgatttttttcactattcttttaatagtgaaaaaaaatctatgtattttgttttaatcctATGTATGTTTTATAGACTCAATATAATGCAACTCTGCAATTTTTCCTTCTTAAATCTAAACCAGTGGTAAATACTGTACATGCATTACAAACAGTGGAACAAACTGATGTTTTGAAGTTTTTACGCTATAAAATAATATCACGCAATgtgaaagtattctaagtattccgAATGCAATATCTGAATAGATGAAGCATCTAACAGTTTGTCTCTATTGCAGATGTGttatttgattcacacatgtttgagtaatcctgtgttattagtctgtctgtatctccaaagctcaaaacactgttccaccttgtgatgtcatagttttcaatttaacagctaccttttaccttttggccAGTAGATTGGGATTTCCAGgacagaaattatccaaatatgcagggtttgtgtgtaaacatgtgtgaatgaaacaaaacaaaaccccatttatgttttagatgaggaaataacatagatcagaaaatagtgttatATAGGCCGTGCAATAATGCAATGCATGTCTTTTTTATAAAAAGATCTTTTCATATATGTTTTAGAGTTTGTATCAtctaaataacatttaaaattatcaaaatataaCTACAACCACTTTTATAGCAACTAGTCATAATTAGTTAATTAATCGCTGCAGCCCTAGAATAGACAAAGTTCATTAGTATTCTGTACCTAAATcaattttcaaagtattcttctcaACTCTGGGCTTACTTAAATTTACTCACATAAATTATAAAACAGCTGATTTCAGGTCATGATTTTGTTAAAGTGGATGTCTTATGCTAAAATAAATTTTTGTTTAGCTTTCTgtcatgttatgatgttgtttctcattaaaaacatgccaaattttgttttgtatgtcatccatgcacgtttgagtaatttagaaaTCTCTCCTGGaccttattcaaaccctccttatgattTGCAGTACAGCTACCCagtgctccacccacaagcctacgtcacccatgctcccacacaacaatcctccataaatatacaaaagcatgatacaaaactgtaaaacaacTTTACAAATCTGATGATATAGATTAATtggcaggatgcacgctgattgtgttgtgatagtgctctgaaaggggagtgacttagcacagacaGCAAAGGGAAGAAAGGggaagtgaaacttataaaacatgttaagatGTTGTTTTCAAGAAATCCAGCATTTTcatttgtgttatgtgttagcaattaataccccatagaagtgtaatagtTCCTCTTGAATGCAGGTTGTACTGATTAGATTAGTGCACATTTATGTTGACAGGCGGATTAGAATCTGTAGAAAATGCTGTCTTTCACAGGGACTCTGAAGCTGGTCTTGATGTCCCTGAACACAGAACAGTCAAAGTCCGCCACCAAAGTGTGCACTCCAGACTTATAGGGGAAAAATCGCACATTCACTATCACTTTCTTTTTGGGACCTACATCCGGCAGActgtaaagaaaaacacacaaatgtaagGGGTTAGAGAAAGTAACTGATCCTAAAGCATGATATGTGTACAAAAATGACAATAGTTAAAATGGAGTTTAGCAGCTATAATAAGGGAAAGGTCTGGACAGATGTATTAgctctgtattattattagtagtagtaattattatgattattgttattattattgttattattgtgtgttcACCAAGTTATGTTTCAGTGTTCAGCCCTTCATCAGACATGATGAAAATGAATGCATGTGAATGTGctgaagggtttgtgagagcgagGGACAAgttagacagatttaaatacctACATCCTTCGTTTGTGTTGTAAAAATTAGATACCCCAGcataaaaggcccatattatctaggttataatgatgtttcctcatcaaaatcctacttgtagttgtgttttgagtcagaaaacactctgttccatcgtGTGATGTCGTGGTAATACAGgcagtgctccactgtgttttttaaactctagaatcatttggataatttcagctctggatttgGCATCTCTACtgaaaaggtagctgttaacgtgaaagctaccacttcatgacatcacaaagtggaacagagcattttgaggttctgtgaatgaaacaaaacacaactccaggtatgtttttgatgaggtaacaacattctagccGAGTCgattttgtgaaatatagaaCCATTAAGGAAAAATATTGACAAGAACTCGGATGCTTTAGTTAAAGTTTTAGTGAAGAGTGGTGCTGACCTGaagttctgctcctctgtccacaGGCCGCTTCCTGACAGAGTGAGAGTACACTCCTTCAGAGTCTCATTCACTGGGTTCCAGAAGGACACCTCCAGGAGCACCTCCCGATACACCCGAGCACTGGTCAGCAACTgcacacatacagtatatgtTATACTATATATAAATGCTTAATGTCTTTAAAGTGTCTTTGACAGATCGGACcattcatttgactaaaacatacttaagatcattatatttaagatttatattaacaattttacaatttatttcCAAGTTGgcatttttttaggtttaaagtgttacttcctggttacaaatcatgacatcacactagggagttggtagttttcagattttgggggcaagagacagtttttcctattaattacattacattctactttaccatgaaatatccaaaaggtaaattcacaaacctgatcatttatattagttactagacccaagaattcaccgtattacaacagaaatctacattttaacaatattaattttagctgccctcatctgtattaaatatcattggcctatagaacgttgtgatgtcacctgaaacccagcaatttcataactgttacttagcaaACATGTTCAACAACAGGCCAAAACTCCTTTAATGTACACAGAGATTATGATTAGacacataaaaaaagaaaacatcttTAATTAGttgaaataatatttaaatgtgtttcttgagTAAATTGTGCCAAACTTTTGGATAAAATTCTcccagtgtgacgtcatccaaaTGAAACTCTCTCCAATTCCTGTAATTTTCTAcaaatttttaaacttttcttcacaaactgacacaaacacttgatttgtgtaaaactataatttatatttacaataggtATTATCCAaccaaattaagtcaaaattagCGCACCATACTTACTTAAAGCCCAATACACACATTGATTTTGGAGCTAACGTGTTTTGAGTGTTATTCTTATGCAGCTTGAGATCACATGACCTCTACAAATGAGGCCTTATGTCAAATCTGCTTATTATATGAAGTTCTGGCACACGGCTAACACACTGCGCTATTCTAACGTTAAAGCAGTGTGTCAAGCCATTAAGGCGGCtggtggcataaagtagtttatAACTTAATAACATACAGCCAGCTAAGTATGAAAATGTGTCCAACGCTCCATCTCCACCCCAATAGGTCTTTTCTTAGTAAATGaaaagggcagagagagagaaaaattaAACTTTTCAAAGGTTGCTCAGGGATAGTCAGCTATGACCTAtaagacctataattttatttaaagtctgtTAAAACAACCCCATTATAGATATTTGATAGTGCGTAGCTGGTTCGCCTTCGCACTGcgtttgaactcttaatatttaaatacaaattttaaaagtctatgaaaaaaaggaaaagaaaatgtacttccGGATCAAGAGAAGAACTGTTCATAATCTTTGAATGCATTagtgcacaaaaacataaatactctacaaattataatatatgtaATACAGAGTGATTTGCATTCAGCTGTTGGGGGCTTTTGTGGTGGTTGCCTTATACCTtgaactgtataaagaagtggactaagggagccaaatgaaactcatcgaggctagcagttattttGGAGCAGTTACTTTGGTTAGGCATGatggtttttcaataaaaagtgaattaagatatgcctttattaatcccacagtggggaaattccagtgttgcaccgcacagttcaataacagcaggaaaatggtaacatgcaatagataatagataaaagataatagataaattgGAGCCGATGGAAACATGCTCATGCTCGTGTCCTATCTTGAAGCAGGTCATctgtgtccatttgtatatacagccCATGCCCTATACATTTGCAGAGGTAGTAAATACGTGTGATCTCCTCTGTGACGTACCCTGATGTCTATGGGCGGGTCGAGCAGCACCACGTCGCTCTCTGCCAGATACACCTGACCTGGGATGGCATCGTCTGATACCACAGCAGACACCTTCATCACGTCACTGTCCAGCATGGGCTTCCAGTACTCAGCGAAGGGCACTACTACAGGGACACTCAGGTCTgcagaagacagagagagagtactGTTGCTGCACAGATACATGGACAAGTACAAAGTTGTGTCTTGCTATACCTCTACAAGTATTAATTATTACTACaggaatgtaaaaataaaactttacttttttgtgACCAGCACGTATTAGCACTTTTACAGTTACTCATATAACTAAATgagctactgctattactgctactactggctatcaaaagtatcaaagctagatactcattttagcaTCATTTAAGTATCGATActacaaaaagtcacattcacaggacagaaatgaacctttcctgaatagttttagaatgatcttggcATGTATCAGAACAATTATAAGACTAGTATAAACCCATGGGTCCGcctctactattactattttctACAACTATACTattactaacactactactataTAATCCTCCTGATTAATTGTACCTTCTCTGGGCAGCAGCATCTCCAGCTCACATTGTACAGTGAATGGACGAGATCCACCACTACTAcagttattactactacaactatacgATTActgtactacttctactactattacaactccTGGTTTGTAGCACCTTCCTCCGGTAGCAGCGTCTCTTCCCTGAGTCCAGACTATAGTGAACAGAGGAGATCCATcattaccactaccactaccactaccactaccactaccactactactactactactactacaccactcctcctcctggttAGTTGTCCCTTCCTCGGGCAGCAGCGTCTCCTCAGAGAATGTCCACCACTACTACGGTTATTACTACAATTATaccgctgctactactactaccactgctaccattactaccactactaccactactaccactactaccactactaccactactactactgctactataacactattactaccactCTTCTTGGTCTGGTGTACCTTCCCCAGGCAGCAGCATTTCTTCCTTAAGCTTAAACTGTACAGTCATCAGAGGAGatccaccactaccaccaccactactactattactactacgactacacCACTCCTCCTCATGGTCTGTAGTACCTTTCCCGGGCAGCAGCGTCTCCTTCTTGAGCTCACACAGTATAATGGACAGAGGGGTGGCATTGTAACTCATGGCGGTCACAGTGATGCTGATGGTCAGAGGTCTGGACACTGAGGCGTCACTGTGGAGCACCAAATTCACTTTAACATCTTCACCGTTCAGTGGTTTGGAGACCTggaaaacagacaaaaacagtgaGTAAGTGCTTGTTGTGGGGGTATTTTGCCTCAGGTGGGGATGGTGTACTTCCCTAAAGAGACGGTATCACAACGATCAAAACATCATAATGAGTTTGAAGTACTTAACAAACCGCATGTCGCGTAAACACCGTACGTCGCATGCAAGACTTCAGGGAATGACTCATGATGGACCACAAAAACTTCATAGTCCTGAGAAATGAATACAACACGCTTCACGATGTCAAACAGCAACTTTACAAGGGCAAACTGTCTGATTAACGATGAAAATGTAagcaatataaaacattttggtgTTTAAACGTGAGAATATAGAGATGCTAGCAATGCAGGAGCAGATCTGATGCTTCTGGTGTAAACTGACCTACGTTACGTTTCGCTGTAGCTCCAGGTGTAAATTCCAGGTTAGGAGCCAGCTACacaatgctgctgaatcctacgtgtatcactgattaagaaaataaagagaacaaagtaagaacgtcacagtgggcgtgtatcgGTGGTGGTGGGAACAGGGTTTGATCGgcgcaatgacgtcttgaatatgggagaataaagattactcaaacgtgcatgaatcactctagaTACAACTTCGAGCGGGGAAATGAGAAGGGTAATTTTGTAGaacatgtctcctttaataCCTTTCACAATACTAGATAAACAACAGGCagtttaacacaaataaaaattgtgCACACACGTCTAAACAAGTCCACTTATTCACATGAATCCAATGGCCTGAATTGTCATCTTTTACGTACTTACATTCTTCATTGCCAAGTCAAGTCAAAAACAGCTTGCAATCTCCATGAACATTCCAAAAGTGGGTGTGTGGCAAATACATAAATCCAGCATGTGAAAAGGTAACATGAGGTGACGTCGGGTTCATGTTGCACCACACTGTAACATTCCGAAAGCTTAATCATGATGCTAACAAGGAATGGTATCTAGGAATTTCAAAGTCATTCCAATTAAAAGTCCTATACCCGATTGTTTTCCTATTTATTTGAGAAAAGgctgtctttccccagtacagatatattgtttaagtAGCTACAGAGGTTATAATAAGTCTACTGTGACTGTGACTGTGACTAGACTTTCAGATGGAAGAGTGAAGCAGGGAGGACCACCTTTAAACAACTCTTACCCCAAAGCatcatttgtttaaaaaaaaaatagataaaacctttattaaaatcttaaaatataaatatttgaacaatgttttagtgaaaaatgtaatctaacctgtcatatgcacattAAACTACCCCAAAAACAAGCTCTCACCTCTTTAAATGTCATGGTGACTTGTGGAGCAGGTTGACCGTCCCTGATGTCACTCTCGGTGCTTCCATTGGATGTACCGTGGCCTGTACCATTCCCATTCACTAGAGGTCTGTTTTCTGTTGTTGAGTTACTGTTGTTTGCATTGTCCCCAGCCTCTTCTGAGTCTTCATCAGTGTCATCATCAGATTTGGTGTAATCTCGGGTGATGGCGTATTTAAAGacagctctctcctcttcagttCCTGTAAAACAAATCGTTGAATAAAAATAGAACAGGAAGCCTAAAATATAGATGACACAGAGTTACAAAAGATAGTAGCAAACAGGACTAACAATAGAACAGAAAATTTAAAACATTGGTGTGGGTTTTGGAATTATATACAATAGGGTTATCAAAAAAGATCGCCAAATgctaatgaaatacttaaaagtATTCATTATTAATACTGAAAACATCACTTAATTCCCCACAGTGTAACGTTTGTGCTAGTAaattttttggggtttttttcactttggatggctttattgcactgaaaaatgtacaaaaaacgTTCCTTTcggtgagcgggcttgcatgtccacaaacctgacttttatttaacctcctgcatgtctccataaaaatattgttcacctggctataatattccacagtatgatataaaagccatctatctccatggagaatgtcctGAACTAtcgctttattttttattttatttttttcagcgGAATCAAGGTGACATACCACTACCAAAATGTTAACAGTGTAGGAAACAATGTGagttttcctgaatagttttagaatgtcTTGATCAGAGCTAATATAACCCCAGATGataacattaaataaactaCTATTGCTTTGTATTAAAAATtgcattctattatctaaaaaaaTGATCTTTTTGTCAGCAGAACgcacatttcactaaaactgACGGCCTTGATCGCTGCTTGCGCCTTTAATGTATTTCATATCTTGATAGAAATATGCCTGACCTTCTTTTTTCTTGTAGTCGCTGGTGATGTTCCAGCGTTTGTCGGAGCCCACAGATTTAGTGGAGATGTTCTGGCCCACTCGGTGTATGTCCGAGTGAATCTGCATCTTTGAACCGTCCCTTTTGACCTAATCACAAAAGGCACATTTACtaataaaaaagcaaataaaaataaatctacacTTGAGCGATTTTCCCACCAGCCAGTCAATGCAGTCCGCATTGACCTCGGCGAACACAAACGGCACGTCGTATTTCAGATCTGTGTTTCCGTTGAGAATGGCTGTGACAGGGGCTGGACCACACCAATATATTCCTGATagaaagacataaaaatcatGAAATTAAAAAGacatcatttttactttttgagttattttagaTCACCCCTACTTAAGTACTTTCTGTTCACTCCATCCATAAAGTTTGTAAGTTGCATAATGTTTTAGTTTCAAAATCTTATATCACATTTGCTCTAATTTAAACAAATCAATATTATAGTCAATATGTTagactcattttaaacagtttgcagggtTCCACAGTTATTCCTGGCTTACCATATGAATTCCgaacatccaaattattcaccatgatgaaactataagcacttttcacaactcagagacgagagtggagttttgctgtcacacacttcctgattattagacGTTAAAACACTTTCGAATTTGATGCAGTCAGCACGCAGCaaacttactttgacctcaagagctgcttatataatttaTGTGGTCACTGTTTTGgtgaag
The sequence above is drawn from the Periophthalmus magnuspinnatus isolate fPerMag1 chromosome 5, fPerMag1.2.pri, whole genome shotgun sequence genome and encodes:
- the tgm8 gene encoding protein-glutamine gamma-glutamyltransferase E, producing MTTEPPMSSILGVDFKPAQNNPLHHTGVLSRTLLIVRRGQSFSMQIQFNHPFISGIHNLIFTVTTGQHPEEKRGTMCRFGLPDFVKRSADAKAVWSVSMDQNLSYLQMGKLNLTIMPPADAPVGKYILKLSHLGEEKELGSLVVLFNPWCTADWVYMPEEDDRQEYVMNTHGIIYKGSGNYITSMNWDYGQFEEKMVQICLTLLDLSHKHLKDPADDVSARCNPIYVSRIISSMINSEDDRGVLQGRWGDNFVGGTAPTHWSGSYTILQRWLTIDCYPVKFGQCWVFAGVMCSVMRFFGIPCRVVTNYQSAHDNNKNLIVDVYHPDYGVRDMPSKDSVWNYHVWVEGWMKRPDLRPGFDGWQVLDPTPQEKSQGIYWCGPAPVTAILNGNTDLKYDVPFVFAEVNADCIDWLVKRDGSKMQIHSDIHRVGQNISTKSVGSDKRWNITSDYKKKEGTEEERAVFKYAITRDYTKSDDDTDEDSEEAGDNANNSNSTTENRPLVNGNGTGHGTSNGSTESDIRDGQPAPQVTMTFKEVSKPLNGEDVKVNLVLHSDASVSRPLTISITVTAMSYNATPLSIILCELKKETLLPGKDLSVPVVVPFAEYWKPMLDSDVMKVSAVVSDDAIPGQVYLAESDVVLLDPPIDIRLLTSARVYREVLLEVSFWNPVNETLKECTLTLSGSGLWTEEQNFSLPDVGPKKKVIVNVRFFPYKSGVHTLVADFDCSVFRDIKTSFRVPVKDSIFYRF